One Lachnospiraceae bacterium C1.1 genomic region harbors:
- a CDS encoding DUF2442 domain-containing protein, whose product MFHKIKSVTAMPDFVLSIQFSEGITKHYDLKPLFKKYPMFAPLREHPELYHSVSVDVGGYGIIWNDDIDIACDELFFNGTSVKTPFDGLIAFSDATQIWGLNESTLRKAIAYGKLINGQDVCKFGKQWVISSEAMEREYGLPKAE is encoded by the coding sequence ATGTTTCACAAAATCAAAAGCGTGACTGCTATGCCGGATTTTGTTCTAAGTATTCAGTTCTCGGAAGGTATTACAAAACATTATGACCTAAAGCCACTATTTAAAAAATATCCGATGTTTGCGCCTTTAAGAGAGCATCCTGAACTATATCACTCCGTTTCTGTAGATGTCGGCGGCTATGGTATCATCTGGAATGATGATATTGACATCGCCTGTGATGAACTCTTCTTTAACGGAACATCAGTCAAGACTCCCTTTGATGGTCTTATCGCTTTTAGTGATGCCACTCAAATCTGGGGACTCAATGAAAGCACTCTTCGAAAAGCCATCGCTTATGGAAAACTGATCAATGGTCAGGATGTATGTAAGTTTGGCAAACAATGGGTCATCTCATCTGAAGCCATGGAACGCGAATACGGTTTACCAAAAGCTGAATAG
- a CDS encoding polysaccharide pyruvyl transferase family protein, whose product MSQNIMIVGGNFDNKGAQSMLFITIDEIKKRIPEARIFFASEDRIEFPEFKFIKIFASSDAKKIALNQNCLYTICKRSVMDLIKRIIGRRDNLLKFNDLKNIIPQIDLIIDISGFNLGKKWSKDIQESYLDNIRIAKKYNIPIVLMPQSFGPFDYPDENRHILYEIEELLPYARKIYAREKEGYNMLTDIFHLKNVDLSTDLVLQNSGINIENIYLNPTKKSVLQIGDNAVGIVPNAQCFKHGNKVRILDIYRQIIKTLLEQEKRIYVFRHSSEDVEVCKEIYDLFPDKLELINNDFSCLEYDEFVKQFDFLICSRYHGIVHAFRNGIPSILLGWAIKYFELASHVNQDKYVFNITDLNMDVKGLLNAVNLLCKNHDKESVIIKKKLELIQSNNCFNSLSEWMK is encoded by the coding sequence ATGTCACAGAATATTATGATTGTCGGAGGAAATTTTGACAATAAAGGCGCCCAGTCCATGCTTTTTATTACTATTGACGAAATAAAAAAAAGAATCCCAGAAGCACGTATTTTTTTTGCTTCGGAAGATAGAATTGAATTTCCAGAATTTAAATTTATAAAAATATTTGCTTCCTCAGACGCAAAAAAAATAGCTCTCAATCAGAATTGTTTATATACAATTTGCAAAAGAAGCGTAATGGATTTAATAAAAAGAATTATCGGGAGAAGAGATAATTTGTTGAAGTTTAATGATTTAAAAAACATTATTCCACAGATAGACTTGATTATTGATATTTCAGGTTTTAATTTGGGCAAAAAATGGAGCAAAGATATTCAGGAATCCTATCTTGACAATATTCGTATAGCAAAGAAATATAACATTCCAATTGTCCTTATGCCGCAATCCTTCGGCCCATTTGACTATCCAGATGAAAATAGGCATATATTATATGAAATTGAGGAACTATTGCCTTATGCTAGAAAGATATATGCAAGAGAAAAAGAAGGATATAATATGTTGACTGACATTTTCCATTTGAAAAATGTCGATTTGTCTACAGATTTGGTTTTGCAAAATTCTGGGATTAACATTGAAAATATATATCTTAATCCAACAAAAAAATCTGTCCTTCAAATAGGGGATAACGCTGTTGGCATTGTGCCTAATGCACAATGTTTTAAGCATGGAAACAAGGTGAGAATACTGGATATTTATAGGCAAATTATAAAGACATTGCTCGAACAAGAAAAGAGAATCTATGTGTTCAGGCATTCAAGCGAAGATGTTGAAGTATGTAAAGAGATATATGATCTTTTTCCTGATAAACTCGAATTGATTAATAATGATTTTTCTTGTTTAGAATATGATGAGTTTGTAAAACAATTCGACTTTCTGATATGTTCTAGATATCATGGAATTGTTCATGCATTTCGAAATGGAATCCCAAGTATATTGCTAGGATGGGCAATAAAGTACTTTGAACTTGCATCACATGTAAATCAGGATAAATATGTTTTCAATATAACAGATTTAAACATGGATGTAAAAGGACTATTAAATGCGGTCAATTTATTATGTAAAAACCATGATAAGGAATCGGTAATTATAAAAAAGAAACTCGAATTAATTCAGAGCAATAATTGCTTTAATTCATTATCTGAGTGGATGAAATAA
- a CDS encoding AAA family ATPase translates to MDNKYNVRIMRSRIYYLKNVNFGEVTYMNYGSINSNGELDKTDVVGIYGQNGSGKTALVEALDILKRGLMGSSIPKRYSGIISADGQTKIVTDFFIEKAGVKYKAEYAISLRGNESSEIDIVGESLTYWQRGSSWIKERDIEFNNPYYDEVDLLDQQNLTVKSNHATSLKSISFLWSMQKLALLSAQKHVSVFFNKLVVDACKNLVPDDEIRSFSDVIIGLIQFGAVDLNVVKVEQLGQINSNIFIPINSRSATETSITQSKIPLPISEESDIDIELYDQVEDTINAINIALKSIIPNLQIVLEKNAEYERVDGKKAVKVDIYSMRDGKKFLLRYESEGIKRIISILNYLISAFNDKGVCLVVDELDSGIFEYLLGELLGLMHKEMKGQLIFTSHNLRILEKLDSKNIVCSTVNPNNRYIRMTGIEKNHNKRDYYMRALTVGGQKEELYDEEDLLAMGYAFRKAGNVDNKVELRFYEQAEKNLQAVN, encoded by the coding sequence ATGGATAATAAGTATAACGTTAGAATTATGCGTTCTAGGATTTACTACTTGAAGAATGTGAATTTTGGCGAAGTTACTTACATGAATTATGGAAGCATTAATTCAAATGGTGAATTAGACAAAACTGATGTAGTAGGGATTTATGGACAAAACGGATCTGGAAAGACTGCATTGGTTGAAGCACTAGACATATTGAAACGGGGGCTTATGGGAAGTAGCATACCTAAGAGATATTCAGGTATTATTTCCGCAGATGGACAAACAAAAATAGTTACTGATTTTTTTATTGAAAAAGCAGGGGTAAAATATAAGGCTGAGTATGCAATTAGCTTAAGAGGTAATGAATCATCTGAAATTGATATAGTTGGGGAGTCGCTTACATATTGGCAAAGAGGCTCATCATGGATAAAGGAAAGAGATATAGAATTTAATAATCCATATTATGACGAGGTGGATTTGTTAGATCAACAGAATCTTACAGTAAAATCCAATCATGCGACAAGCCTTAAATCTATTTCTTTTTTGTGGTCAATGCAAAAATTGGCATTATTAAGTGCGCAAAAGCATGTTTCAGTTTTTTTCAACAAGCTGGTTGTGGATGCTTGTAAAAATCTAGTTCCGGATGATGAAATTAGAAGTTTTTCAGATGTTATTATAGGACTAATACAGTTTGGAGCGGTTGATCTTAATGTGGTAAAAGTAGAGCAACTGGGACAGATTAATTCAAACATATTCATTCCTATTAATAGCAGAAGCGCAACTGAAACTTCAATAACACAATCTAAGATACCACTTCCTATTTCTGAGGAGTCAGATATTGACATTGAGCTTTATGATCAGGTGGAAGATACTATTAATGCTATTAATATCGCATTAAAATCAATTATACCTAATTTGCAGATTGTTCTTGAAAAGAATGCAGAGTATGAAAGAGTAGACGGGAAAAAAGCAGTAAAAGTAGATATATATTCAATGAGAGATGGAAAGAAGTTCCTTCTTAGATATGAATCAGAAGGAATTAAAAGAATTATATCTATACTGAATTATCTTATTTCAGCATTTAATGATAAAGGTGTTTGCCTTGTTGTGGATGAGCTTGATTCTGGTATATTTGAATATTTGCTTGGTGAGCTGCTAGGCCTAATGCATAAAGAAATGAAGGGGCAGCTTATTTTTACATCTCATAATTTAAGAATATTGGAAAAGCTTGATTCTAAAAATATAGTTTGCTCAACAGTAAATCCTAATAATAGATACATTCGAATGACCGGAATTGAGAAAAATCATAATAAACGCGATTATTATATGCGTGCTCTTACTGTAGGAGGACAGAAAGAGGAATTATATGATGAAGAAGATTTATTGGCTATGGGATATGCCTTTAGGAAAGCAGGAAATGTAGATAATAAAGTTGAACTGCGTTTTTATGAGCAGGCAGAAAAGAACCTTCAGGCAGTAAATTGA
- a CDS encoding DUF4160 domain-containing protein, translated as MPVISRFYGIIIRMYFIQAEHNPPHIHAIYNDDTAEITIQEGTILEGHLPPKALSMVREWIELNKSDLMTIWETQEFRSLKPLE; from the coding sequence ATGCCAGTTATATCCAGATTTTATGGAATCATTATCCGAATGTACTTCATCCAAGCTGAACACAATCCGCCTCACATACATGCTATCTACAATGACGACACTGCTGAAATAACCATCCAAGAAGGAACGATACTCGAAGGTCATCTTCCACCCAAAGCTCTTTCCATGGTCAGAGAGTGGATTGAGTTGAACAAATCTGATCTTATGACCATCTGGGAAACCCAAGAATTTCGTTCTCTGAAACCGCTCGAGTGA
- a CDS encoding glycosyltransferase, whose product MRGSERNLQPFEGWDLKHDCNKNGSAARNTGLQKARGEYISFLDDDDFYLPHRLFKCVNLIKSTGVDIVYTDVLIEKEGIPSSYIEALTQGNLFEALLVNENLFGTGSNIVISSKAIKKNGGFDEELPRQQDFEFLLRQFVGSATAKGIHECLVVKSMNGTNNTASYDKLKEIKSMLLEKYSNEIQSLGDNKASQIYISQHKELLHTASITKNKEGINEEIMVLGQLGFNVNIRERLKICILSSRIRPIVQRMIWRVRSKKIKRKYSSIIRIVNKYR is encoded by the coding sequence ATGAGGGGAAGTGAAAGAAACCTCCAACCATTTGAAGGTTGGGATCTGAAACATGACTGTAATAAAAATGGTTCAGCGGCAAGAAATACAGGGCTTCAAAAAGCTAGAGGAGAATATATCAGCTTTTTAGACGATGATGATTTTTATCTTCCACATAGATTGTTTAAATGCGTTAATCTTATTAAAAGTACAGGCGTTGATATAGTCTATACAGATGTTCTCATTGAAAAGGAAGGTATTCCTTCGTCTTATATCGAAGCACTCACTCAAGGGAATTTGTTTGAAGCGCTTTTAGTTAATGAAAACCTATTTGGAACTGGAAGTAATATAGTCATTTCATCTAAAGCGATTAAGAAAAATGGTGGATTTGATGAAGAACTACCTCGGCAACAAGATTTTGAGTTTCTTCTAAGACAGTTTGTAGGGAGTGCAACTGCAAAAGGAATTCACGAATGTCTTGTTGTTAAATCGATGAATGGAACGAATAACACAGCAAGCTATGATAAACTAAAAGAAATAAAAAGTATGCTATTAGAGAAGTATTCAAATGAAATCCAAAGCCTAGGGGATAATAAAGCAAGTCAGATATATATTTCACAACATAAGGAATTGCTTCATACAGCATCGATTACCAAGAATAAAGAAGGAATAAACGAAGAAATTATGGTGCTAGGTCAACTAGGGTTTAATGTAAATATTAGAGAACGGTTGAAAATATGCATCCTTAGTAGCCGGATAAGGCCTATTGTTCAAAGAATGATTTGGCGTGTTAGAAGCAAAAAGATTAAGAGAAAGTATTCATCAATAATCCGTATTGTTAATAAGTATAGATGA
- a CDS encoding DNA repair protein Rad50, which yields MIIMNVKLNHIYGFDDFHINFTYPRKLNVSLLGSESLEGRDRFRYKKAVILMGTNATGKTSFGRALLKIFGAIKDANEAILRELNEGDSVSEFQVDFVNQGYILHRVAGSVEGENVSIRYYTADIDEMDSYEMAVEKLTDRSAEIGGSLKSLKRAIGSLEYRFAYPEIESSIRLNDVKRSALLKTLRAVIGTLDPTLTDVSVAKDLKDSFIIRRRGKEIIIQEGRLLNRELLSSGTAEGIDIAIFLASMLSEKNCFYYCDEHFSYIQSDIEKRIFGLMVEKLGRNEQLIFTTHNTDMLNLNLPKHSFAFMKKEIDDDKYTVSVTFASDVLKRNTDSVKCAMENDVFGSIPDDSMLDELEGLEDGE from the coding sequence ATGATTATTATGAATGTAAAACTAAATCATATATATGGTTTCGATGATTTTCATATTAATTTTACATATCCGAGAAAGCTGAACGTTTCTTTGCTTGGAAGCGAATCTCTTGAGGGCAGGGATCGTTTTCGATATAAGAAAGCTGTTATTCTGATGGGAACAAATGCAACCGGTAAGACCAGTTTTGGAAGGGCACTTCTTAAGATTTTTGGTGCGATAAAGGATGCAAATGAAGCTATCCTCAGAGAGCTAAACGAAGGGGATTCTGTATCTGAGTTTCAGGTTGATTTTGTAAATCAGGGGTATATTTTGCATCGTGTGGCCGGATCTGTTGAAGGAGAAAATGTGTCCATTAGATACTATACGGCGGATATTGATGAAATGGATTCCTATGAGATGGCTGTAGAGAAGCTTACAGATCGCTCTGCTGAAATTGGCGGCAGTCTCAAATCATTAAAAAGGGCCATAGGCTCATTGGAATATAGATTTGCGTATCCGGAGATTGAAAGCTCCATACGTTTGAATGATGTTAAGAGATCAGCACTTCTTAAGACTTTACGTGCAGTGATAGGAACATTGGATCCGACATTAACGGATGTATCTGTTGCTAAAGATCTTAAAGACTCTTTTATAATAAGACGAAGAGGAAAAGAAATCATAATTCAGGAGGGTAGGCTTCTGAACCGTGAGCTGCTGTCAAGTGGTACAGCAGAGGGTATTGATATTGCGATTTTTTTGGCCTCCATGCTTTCGGAGAAGAACTGCTTTTATTACTGCGATGAACATTTTTCGTATATCCAGAGCGATATTGAAAAGAGAATTTTCGGCTTGATGGTAGAGAAACTTGGTAGGAATGAACAGTTGATATTTACTACTCATAATACAGATATGTTGAATTTAAATCTCCCTAAGCACTCATTCGCATTTATGAAAAAGGAGATAGACGATGATAAGTATACCGTTTCGGTTACTTTCGCTTCAGACGTATTAAAGAGAAATACCGATTCCGTCAAATGTGCTATGGAGAATGATGTCTTTGGCTCAATCCCCGATGATTCGATGCTTGATGAATTGGAGGGCTTGGAAGATGGAGAATAG